The Streptomyces sp. NBC_00569 genomic sequence CCTTGCCGTCCGCGCCCTGCGCGCGACCGGCGCCCGGGAAGTCGGCATCACGCTCAACCCGGACCGGCTGCTCCCCGCCGCGCCCGGCTCGCCGGACGACCTCGCCGCCGTCCGCCGGGCCGAGACCCTGCACAACGAGGTGTGGCTGGACCCGTTGTTCGCCGGGCGCTATCCGCGGCACGAGGCGGAGACCTGGGGCGAGCCGGCCGACGGCTCGCACCGTCTCGACAGTTCGGACGGTCTCGAGACTCCGTACCGTCTCGACACCTCGTACCGGCGCGACGGCGACCTCGAACTCATCGCCGCCCCGCTGGACTTCGTCGGCGTCAACTACTACCGGCCGATCACCATCGCCGACGCCCCGCACCGCGACCCCGACCCGGCGACGCGTACGGCGGTCGACATCCGGGCCACCGAGACCTGGCGCGACGACGTGCGGCACACGACCATGGGCTGGCCCGTCGTCCCGCACACCTTCACGGACCTGCTGATCGACCTGACCAAGCGCTATCCCGCGCTGCCGCCGCTGGTCATCACCGAGAACGGCTCGGCCGAGGCCGACACCGTCACGGACGACGGCCGGGTTCACGACACCGAGCGCATCGACTACCTCCGCAGCCACCTCGAAGCCCTCTCCGCCGCCATCCGCGCGGGCGTCGACGTGCGCGGCTACTACGTGTGGTCCCTCCTCGACAACTTCGAGTGGGCCCGCGGCTACGGCCAGCGCTTCGGCATCGTCCGGGTCGACTACGACACCCAGGAGCGCATTCCCAAGGACAGCTACCGCTGGTTCCGGGACCTGATCGCCACCCACCGCACCCGTACCGACACCGCTGACAGGGACCACCGTTGAAGTTCACCGACGGCTATTGGCTGATGCGCGAGGGCGTCCGGGCGTCGTACGCGACCGAGATCGCCGAGGCGCGCATCGACGACGGCCGGCTCACGCTGTACGCGCCCGTGCGGCGGGTGGAGGAACGGGGCCACACCCTCAACAGCCCTCTTCTGACTGTCGAGTGCTGGTCGCCCGCCGAGGGAGTGATCGGCATCCGCTCCACCCACCACGCGGGCGCCGCCGCGCACGGCCCCGACTTCGCCCTGCGCACCGACCCCGACCACGCCTCGAAGATCACCAGGGACGGGTCCCTGCTGGAGCTGACCAGCGGGGACCTGTCCCTACGGCTGGACACGAACGCTCCCTGGCGCCTGGACTTCACAGCCGACGGCCGCGTCCTCACGTCCGCCGGGTCCCGCGGCACCGGCTTCGCTCTCACCGAGGACGGCCGCCACCACTCACTGGCCCAACTGTCCCTGGGCGTAGGCGAACTGGTCTACGGGCTCGGTGAGCGCTTCACCCCGTTCACCAGGAACGGGCAGAGCGTGGACATCTGGCAGGCCGACGGCGGGACCGCCAGCGAGCAGGCGTACAAGAACATTCCCTTCCATCTCACCAACCGGGGCTACGGCGTCTTCGTCAACCACCCCGGCCACGTCTCGTACGAGATCGGGTCCGAGGCCGTGGGGCAGGTGCAGTTCAGCGTCGAGGACCAGTCGCTGGAGTACTACGTCGTCCACGGCCCGACGCCCAAGGACATCCTGGACCGCTACACCGCCCTGACCGGCCGCCCGGCGCTGCCGCCCGCCTGGTCGTTCGGGCTGTGGCTGTCCACGTCCTTCACCACCTCGTACGACGAGGAGACGGTCAACCGGTTCGTCCGCGGCATGTCGGAGCGCGGCATCCCGCTCGGTGTCTTCCACTTCGACTGCTTCTGGATGCGCGAGTACCAGTGGTGCGACTTCACCTGGGACCCGGAGGTCTTCCCGGACCCGGAAGGCATGCTCCGCCGCCTGAAGGACGAGCAGGGGCTGCGCGTCTCGGTGTGGATCAACCCGTACATCGGCCAGAAGTCCCCGCTCTTCACGGAGGCAATGCGCCACGGCTACCTGGTCCACAAGGCCGACGGCGACGTGTGGCAGTGGGACCTGTGGCAGGCGGGCATGGCGCTGGTCGACTTCACCAACCCTGAGGCGCGGGAGTGGTACGCGGGCAAGTTGCGCGGGCTCGTCGCGCAGGGCGTGGACTGCTTCAAGACCGACTTCGGTGAGCGCGTTCCGACGGACGTGGTGTGGCACGACGGGTCCGACCCGGAGCGCATGCACAACTTCTACACGCAGCTCTACAACGAAACCGTCTTCGAGGTGCTGAGCGAGGCCCGGGGCGCCGGCGAGGCCGTGCTCTTCGCTCGGTCGGCGACCGCGGGCGGGCAGCAGTTCCCGGTCCACTGGGGCGGCGACTGCGAGTCCCACTTCGGGGCGATGGCCGAGTCGCTGCGCGGTGGCCTCTCGCTCGGCCTGTCCGGTTTCGGCTTCTGGAGTCATGACATCGGCGGCTTCGAGGGGACGCCGACGCCCGAAGTCTTCAAGCGGTGGGTGCAG encodes the following:
- a CDS encoding GH1 family beta-glucosidase; translation: MSTPEFPEFPDGFFFGAATASYQIEGAYDEDGRGPSIWDTYCREPGRVAGGATGDIACDHYHRYREDVALLRGLGVDSYRFSVAWPRIQPDGTGPANAAGLDFYDRLVDELLASGISPAATLYHWDLPQALEDRGGWRVRETAERFADYAALVAERLGDRVARWITLNEPYCSAFVGYAAGAHAPGAQEGRGALAAAHHLLVGHGLAVRALRATGAREVGITLNPDRLLPAAPGSPDDLAAVRRAETLHNEVWLDPLFAGRYPRHEAETWGEPADGSHRLDSSDGLETPYRLDTSYRRDGDLELIAAPLDFVGVNYYRPITIADAPHRDPDPATRTAVDIRATETWRDDVRHTTMGWPVVPHTFTDLLIDLTKRYPALPPLVITENGSAEADTVTDDGRVHDTERIDYLRSHLEALSAAIRAGVDVRGYYVWSLLDNFEWARGYGQRFGIVRVDYDTQERIPKDSYRWFRDLIATHRTRTDTADRDHR
- the yicI gene encoding alpha-xylosidase, yielding MKFTDGYWLMREGVRASYATEIAEARIDDGRLTLYAPVRRVEERGHTLNSPLLTVECWSPAEGVIGIRSTHHAGAAAHGPDFALRTDPDHASKITRDGSLLELTSGDLSLRLDTNAPWRLDFTADGRVLTSAGSRGTGFALTEDGRHHSLAQLSLGVGELVYGLGERFTPFTRNGQSVDIWQADGGTASEQAYKNIPFHLTNRGYGVFVNHPGHVSYEIGSEAVGQVQFSVEDQSLEYYVVHGPTPKDILDRYTALTGRPALPPAWSFGLWLSTSFTTSYDEETVNRFVRGMSERGIPLGVFHFDCFWMREYQWCDFTWDPEVFPDPEGMLRRLKDEQGLRVSVWINPYIGQKSPLFTEAMRHGYLVHKADGDVWQWDLWQAGMALVDFTNPEAREWYAGKLRGLVAQGVDCFKTDFGERVPTDVVWHDGSDPERMHNFYTQLYNETVFEVLSEARGAGEAVLFARSATAGGQQFPVHWGGDCESHFGAMAESLRGGLSLGLSGFGFWSHDIGGFEGTPTPEVFKRWVQFGLLSSHSRLHGSRSYRVPWDFDEEAVAVTRDFTRLKHRLMPYLFRAAQQARERGTPVMRAMLLEFPEDPACHTLDRQYMLGDDLLVAPVFSADGSVEYYVPEGTWTHLLSGERVEGPGWRRERYGFDSLPLLARPGSVIPFGESDDSAVYDWAHGVTLRVHTPADGATRVTQIPAVDGFAGATFRMRRDGEAIMVEADDTRVPWQVLLVGTEATGENAELTTLGTLLTAAPGVRAVSAVLMQAGKP